The genomic window TTAGTATAGTTTATCGCATAATAGGTCACTATCAAGAATCCGAAGATATTGCTCAAGAAATATTTATAACAGTATACCAAAAATTATATCAATTTGATCAAACTAAAAAGTTTAGTCCTTGGTTACATAGAATTGCTGTTAATACATGTATAAACTCCTTACGCAAAAAAAAGAAAATTGTTACTTTGAATTTTGATGAAACATATACTCAACAATATGATACACATACTACTAACACTTTTGGAGATCCTCAACAATTTTTAGAAAGAAAAGAACTAAGTAAAGAAATTAATAATGCCATTATGAATCTTAATGAAAACTACAGATTGGTACTAATTCTAAGGTATCAACTTGAGATGACTAATCAAGAAATTGCTGAAGCATTAGAAATTAGTAAAGAAAATGTAGAGGTTAAAATTCACCGTGCTAGGAAAGCATTACGTAAAGAGTTAACAAAAAGATGGGAAGAAAGGGGGGTATGTTAATGAACTGCAAATTAGTTGAAAAGCACTTATATGATTATTGTGATGGAATTTTACCACCTGAAATTGCAAATGATATAGAAAATCATTTAAAAGAGTGTAATTTATGCAATAATTTGGTTTTATTAACATTAGCTGAAAACGATGAGTTAGCTAATCCCCATGAAATTCCTAAACTAAATGATGATTTCAATAATAAGGTGATTAATAATTTACCAGAACAACAATTAGAATTTAGTCATAACAATACTTTATTAGATAAATTAAAAAACAATTTTAAAATACCATACGTTATTCCTGTTGCTGCTACAGTTTTACTAATCATATATTTAGCCTTTCCACAATACTTTTTATTAAATGATGACATTAGAACTTTAACTGATGTAGAAAGCAAATCAGAAACTAAAAATGGTTCTGAAATGATTGATAAAGAAGATTCTAGAAGTGTTTCGCCAGATAAAGATTCTCTATCAGATGTAAATATATTTGATCAACATCAATCTAGTGAAAAAATAGAATCAGTAGATGAAAAATCACCTCCTGCTCCAAAAAAAGATGAAAAACCAGAAGAATCATCTGTAAGTATAATGCAAAATGATTTAGATTCAGCCCCTAAAGGACTAGGGATAATGACGACAGATGATAAAGAAAGCAGTGAACACTTAATAAATTTTCCTGTTCCTGCAGAACAAATTAATGATTATAAACTTGTAAAAAATG from Candidatus Syntrophocurvum alkaliphilum includes these protein-coding regions:
- a CDS encoding anti-sigma factor family protein → MNCKLVEKHLYDYCDGILPPEIANDIENHLKECNLCNNLVLLTLAENDELANPHEIPKLNDDFNNKVINNLPEQQLEFSHNNTLLDKLKNNFKIPYVIPVAATVLLIIYLAFPQYFLLNDDIRTLTDVESKSETKNGSEMIDKEDSRSVSPDKDSLSDVNIFDQHQSSEKIESVDEKSPPAPKKDEKPEESSVSIMQNDLDSAPKGLGIMTTDDKESSEHLINFPVPAEQINDYKLVKNVPNNGQILYKYKSKEESFILLIKSHTSNFCDKFYSDSHNIYSWTIKVKDNEYQAILKADKSVDELKNIVNDLYFE
- a CDS encoding RNA polymerase sigma factor — its product is MNTDEMLVASTLKGDLTAFEELIDRYKNSVFSIVYRIIGHYQESEDIAQEIFITVYQKLYQFDQTKKFSPWLHRIAVNTCINSLRKKKKIVTLNFDETYTQQYDTHTTNTFGDPQQFLERKELSKEINNAIMNLNENYRLVLILRYQLEMTNQEIAEALEISKENVEVKIHRARKALRKELTKRWEERGVC